In one window of Gossypium hirsutum isolate 1008001.06 chromosome A01, Gossypium_hirsutum_v2.1, whole genome shotgun sequence DNA:
- the LOC107918064 gene encoding uncharacterized protein, producing the protein MWGFGGRYYWGRKESVERRKNGGGIVVVFAWMSSQEKHLKNYVQLYASLGWDSLVCHSEFLNMFFPDKAAALALHLLKELVQELKIRPCPVVFASFSGGPKACMYKVLQMIEGLCEVQVNPDDLQLLKECFSGHVFDSSPMDFTSDLGARFVVHPTVLQMSHPPRIASWIANGIASGLDALFLSRFESHRAEYWQTLYGSIRMGAPYLILCSETDDLAPYQIICNFAQRLQQLGGDIKLVKFNGSPHVGHYRHYPVDYKAAVTELLRKSAALYSRNIQQFEGERIGSAGAQDEFSEPISNISKIALSPNKNFQGTSLVQSSNFLLPSSIEYYEGRDFGSLQDEQKEGLIHLAHPPSVNLHGVLGQILFDACVPKNVEGWDLKSSDFSSKHLYTSRRNSHFNPIKCIRRSRL; encoded by the exons ATGTGGGGATTTGGGGGGAGATATTATTGGGGGAGAAAGGAAAGCGTGGAAAGAAGGAAAAATGGAGGAGGTATAGTTGTAGTGTTCGCTTGGATGTCCAGTCAAGAGAAGCACTTGAAGAACTATGTTCAACTTTACGCTTCTTTGGGTTGGGATTCTCTGGTTTGCCATTCAGAATTCTTAAACAT GTTCTTCCCTGATAAGGCTGCTGCTTTAGCTCTTCATCTTCTTAAAGAACTTGTTCAG GAGCTAAAGATTAGGCCATGCCCTGTGGTCTTTGCATCTTTTTCCGGTGGCCCTAAGGCCTGTATGTACAAGGTTCTTCAG ATGATCGAGGGATTGTGTGAAGTGCAAGTAAATCCA GATGATCTCCAACTGCTGAAGGAGTGCTTTTCGGGCCATGTTTTTGATTCTAGTCCTATGGATTTTACTAGTGACTTGGGTGCCCGATTTGTTGTTCACCCAACAGTTCTGCAAATGTCTCATCCACCACGAATAGCATCATGGATAGCAAATGGCATTGCTTCTGGTCTTGATGCTCTCTTCCTCAGCAGGTTTGAGTCCCATCGTGCTGAGTATTGGCAGACTCTATACGGTTCAATT AGGATGGGGGCCCCGTATCTCATATTATGCTCCGAAACTGATGATCTTGCTCCTTATCAAATTATCTGCAATTTCGCTCAAAGATTACAACAACTTGGAGGTGATATAAAACTTGTGAAGTTCAATGGTTCGCCTCATGTAG GTCATTATCGGCATTATCCAGTTGATTACAAGGCCGCCGTGACTGAGCTTCTTCGTAAGTCAGCTGCCTTGTATTCCCGAAATATTCAACAATTTGAGGGTGAGCGAATTGGATCAGCAGGGGCACAGGATGAATTCTCTGAGCCGATCTCCAATATCAGCAAAATAGCCTTAAGCCCAAACAAGAACTTTCAGGGAACTTCTCTAGTGCAAAGCAGTAATTTCCTCTTGCCTAGTTCGATAGAATATTACGAAGGTAGAGATTTTGGGTCCTTGCAAGATGAGCAAAAGGAAGGTTTAATCCATTTGGCTCACCCTCCAAGCGTCAATCTCCACGGGGTTCTTGGTCAAATCCTTTTCGACGCATGTGTTCCGAAGAACGTTGAAGGCTGGGATCTAAAGTCATCAGATTTCTCAAGCAAACACCTGTATACTTCTCGGCGGAATTCCCATTTCAATCCAATCAAATGCATTCGAAGATCCAGGCTATAA
- the LOC107916974 gene encoding B3 domain-containing protein At5g42700, producing the protein MVVAKEKMMSYEEIRQKRVEENKKRMEALNLPQLSTLLHTPSFKPSPRKQMKPRTVEKQLVVVRRSSRVANKPAPVYQEVLVDKVMIPRRVSKHRDLSNRVYASDEARAEALEKAEKLESGLDPHFPVFIKSMLQSHVTGGFWLGLPVHFCKTNLPKRDEVMTLVDEEGHEYPTIYLAKKTGLSGGWKGFAVAHGLVDGDAIVFQLLQRTTFKVYIIRVKGSQQS; encoded by the exons ATGGTGGTAGCAAAGGAGAAGATGATGTCCTACGAGGAAATCCGTCAGAAACGTGTGgaagaaaacaagaaaagaatGGAAGCCCTCAATCTTCCACAGCTTTCTACACTTCTTCATACCCCATCTTTCAAACCCTCTCCG AGAAAACAGATGAAGCCTCGGACAGTCGAAAAACAATTGGTTGTGGTTAGAAGATCGAGTCGTGTCGCCAACAAACCCGCCCCGGTTTACCAAGAA GTTCTTGTTGATAAAGTGATGATACCTAGAAG GGTATCTAAGCATAGGGATCTGTCAAACCGGGTGTATGCTTCAGATGAAGCTAGAGCAGAGGCTTTGGAGAAAGCAGAAAAATTGGAATCTGGTTTAGACCCTCATTTTCCTGTCTTCATTAAGTCCATGCTTCAATCACATGTTACCGGTGGATTTTGGCTG GGCCTACCGGTCCATTTCTGCAAGACAAATCTTCCCAAGCGTGATGAGGTCATGACTTTGGTGGATGAAGAAGGCCATGAGTATCCAACCATATATTTGGCTAAAAAAACAGGACTTAGCGGTGGATGGAAAGGGTTTGCAGTCGCTCACGGGTTGGTCGATGGTGATGCCATCGTGTTTCAGTTACTGCAACGTACAACATTTAAG GTTTACATTATAAGGGTGAAGGGTTCCCAACAAAGTTAG